From the genome of Populus trichocarpa isolate Nisqually-1 chromosome 15, P.trichocarpa_v4.1, whole genome shotgun sequence, one region includes:
- the LOC7464537 gene encoding F-box/LRR-repeat protein 25 isoform X2 codes for MEDREAGLQDRLSDLPDYIIHEILCFLEINQAIRTSVLSERWKNLWASVPDLNFNSKSFTEQTFPKFLRRVMSKREDCNVRRLDMFAHLPIRLSSMEGLINYAVAHQVEDFRFVSDDVQPVSLPACGSLKTLFLSRCKFGDLLTSFGFGFVNLTSLDLYVCWFCYSENDFGDPFASCRNLRRLCLRYCRFPSLKRLKITGFQLVSLEIQGFGYGDRGLQEGCAVEIFAPNLLSFVYKFSKPVDFCGLHFPSLDYVEVHVWQHGTDEATDHDKRRASLFLMSMFEGFGNAQSVKLYCETIQVLDLVDGLLEQQPSPFKRLKKVDVQCNRESFKVPAHVTNYLLAGTIGQELHLEVPT; via the exons ATGGAAGACAGAGAAGCTGGATTACAAGACAGATTGAGCGATCTACCCGACTACATAATTCACGAAATcctttgtttcctcgagattaATCAAGCGATCCGAACTTCTGTCTTGTCCGAAAGATGGAAAAACTTGTGGGCTTCTGTTCCAGACCTGAATTTCAACAGCAAAAGTTTTACAGAACAAACGTTTCCTAAGTTTCTCCGAAGAGTTATGTCCAAACGGGAAGATTGCAACGTTCGGAGACTTGACATGTTTGCCCATTTGCCCATTCGTCTCTCATCAATGGAGGGTTTGATAAATTACGCAGTGGCTCATCAGGTTGAGGATTTTCGGTTTGTTTCTGATGATGTCCAGCCTGTTTCTTTACCAGCATGTGGTTCCTTGAAGACCCTTTTCTTATCTCGATGTAAGTTTGGTGATTTGCTGACATCTTTTGGTTTCGGTTTTGTTAATCTGACCTCGTTGGACTTGTATGTGTGTTGGTTTTGTTATTCTGAGAATGATTTTGGTGACCCTTTTGCTAGTTGtcggaatttgaggaggttatGCCTCCGTTATTGTCGGTTTCCATCTTTGAAAAGGTTGAAAATTACTGGGTTTCAGCTGGTTAGCTTAGAAATTCAAGGGTTCGGCTATGGTGATCGAGGGTTACAAGAAGGTTGTGCGGTTGAGATTTTTGCGCCGAATCTGTTGTCTTTTGTGTACAAATTCTCCAAACCAGTGGATTTCTGTGGGCTTCATTTTCCATCTCTTGATTATGTTGAGGTCCATGTTTGGCAACATGGTACTGATGAGGCTACTGATCATGACAAAAGAAGGGCCAGTCTGTTCTTGATGAGTATGTTTGAAGGCTTTGGGAATGCACAATCTGTCAAGTTATATTGCGAAACCATTCAG GTTCTTGATTTGGTTGATGGATTGCTAGAACAACAACCTTCTCCCTTTAAAAGATTGAAGAAAGTAGATGTGCAATGTAATCGTGAATCATTCAAGGTACCTGCTCATGTGACAAACTACTTACTCGCTGGCACTATTGGGCAGGAACTACATCTAGAG GTGCCAACCTGA
- the LOC7464537 gene encoding uncharacterized protein LOC7464537 isoform X3, which translates to MWFLEDPFLISICRNLRRLCLRYCRFPSLKRLKITGFQLVSLEIQGFGYGDRGLQEGCAVEIFAPNLLSFVYKFSKPVDFCGLHFPSLDYVEVHVWQHGTDEATDHDKRRASLFLMSMFEGFGNAQSVKLYCETIQVLDLVDGLLEQQPSPFKRLKKVDVQCNRESFKVPAHVTNYLLAGTIGQELHLEVIELIGTCKLLVDLSFSFSLPLQC; encoded by the exons ATGTGGTTCCTTGAAGACCCTTTTCTTATCTCGAT TTGtcggaatttgaggaggttatGCCTCCGTTATTGTCGGTTTCCATCTTTGAAAAGGTTGAAAATTACTGGGTTTCAGCTGGTTAGCTTAGAAATTCAAGGGTTCGGCTATGGTGATCGAGGGTTACAAGAAGGTTGTGCGGTTGAGATTTTTGCGCCGAATCTGTTGTCTTTTGTGTACAAATTCTCCAAACCAGTGGATTTCTGTGGGCTTCATTTTCCATCTCTTGATTATGTTGAGGTCCATGTTTGGCAACATGGTACTGATGAGGCTACTGATCATGACAAAAGAAGGGCCAGTCTGTTCTTGATGAGTATGTTTGAAGGCTTTGGGAATGCACAATCTGTCAAGTTATATTGCGAAACCATTCAG GTTCTTGATTTGGTTGATGGATTGCTAGAACAACAACCTTCTCCCTTTAAAAGATTGAAGAAAGTAGATGTGCAATGTAATCGTGAATCATTCAAGGTACCTGCTCATGTGACAAACTACTTACTCGCTGGCACTATTGGGCAGGAACTACATCTAGAG GTTATTGAGCTGATCGGAACATGCAAACTGTTGGTGgacctttctttttccttctctctccccCTCCAATGCTGA
- the LOC7464537 gene encoding putative F-box/FBD/LRR-repeat protein At4g03220 isoform X1, which translates to MEDREAGLQDRLSDLPDYIIHEILCFLEINQAIRTSVLSERWKNLWASVPDLNFNSKSFTEQTFPKFLRRVMSKREDCNVRRLDMFAHLPIRLSSMEGLINYAVAHQVEDFRFVSDDVQPVSLPACGSLKTLFLSRCKFGDLLTSFGFGFVNLTSLDLYVCWFCYSENDFGDPFASCRNLRRLCLRYCRFPSLKRLKITGFQLVSLEIQGFGYGDRGLQEGCAVEIFAPNLLSFVYKFSKPVDFCGLHFPSLDYVEVHVWQHGTDEATDHDKRRASLFLMSMFEGFGNAQSVKLYCETIQVLDLVDGLLEQQPSPFKRLKKVDVQCNRESFKVPAHVTNYLLAGTIGQELHLEVIELIGTCKLLVDLSFSFSLPLQC; encoded by the exons ATGGAAGACAGAGAAGCTGGATTACAAGACAGATTGAGCGATCTACCCGACTACATAATTCACGAAATcctttgtttcctcgagattaATCAAGCGATCCGAACTTCTGTCTTGTCCGAAAGATGGAAAAACTTGTGGGCTTCTGTTCCAGACCTGAATTTCAACAGCAAAAGTTTTACAGAACAAACGTTTCCTAAGTTTCTCCGAAGAGTTATGTCCAAACGGGAAGATTGCAACGTTCGGAGACTTGACATGTTTGCCCATTTGCCCATTCGTCTCTCATCAATGGAGGGTTTGATAAATTACGCAGTGGCTCATCAGGTTGAGGATTTTCGGTTTGTTTCTGATGATGTCCAGCCTGTTTCTTTACCAGCATGTGGTTCCTTGAAGACCCTTTTCTTATCTCGATGTAAGTTTGGTGATTTGCTGACATCTTTTGGTTTCGGTTTTGTTAATCTGACCTCGTTGGACTTGTATGTGTGTTGGTTTTGTTATTCTGAGAATGATTTTGGTGACCCTTTTGCTAGTTGtcggaatttgaggaggttatGCCTCCGTTATTGTCGGTTTCCATCTTTGAAAAGGTTGAAAATTACTGGGTTTCAGCTGGTTAGCTTAGAAATTCAAGGGTTCGGCTATGGTGATCGAGGGTTACAAGAAGGTTGTGCGGTTGAGATTTTTGCGCCGAATCTGTTGTCTTTTGTGTACAAATTCTCCAAACCAGTGGATTTCTGTGGGCTTCATTTTCCATCTCTTGATTATGTTGAGGTCCATGTTTGGCAACATGGTACTGATGAGGCTACTGATCATGACAAAAGAAGGGCCAGTCTGTTCTTGATGAGTATGTTTGAAGGCTTTGGGAATGCACAATCTGTCAAGTTATATTGCGAAACCATTCAG GTTCTTGATTTGGTTGATGGATTGCTAGAACAACAACCTTCTCCCTTTAAAAGATTGAAGAAAGTAGATGTGCAATGTAATCGTGAATCATTCAAGGTACCTGCTCATGTGACAAACTACTTACTCGCTGGCACTATTGGGCAGGAACTACATCTAGAG GTTATTGAGCTGATCGGAACATGCAAACTGTTGGTGgacctttctttttccttctctctccccCTCCAATGCTGA